The following coding sequences are from one Pirellulales bacterium window:
- the dxs gene encoding 1-deoxy-D-xylulose-5-phosphate synthase, translating to MDNLLSTIQSPRDLTRLSLSQLEQLATEMRLALCELLAHRTAHFASNLGVVELCLALHREFDFSHDRLIWDTGHQIYPHKLITGRYQQFDTIRTKGGLMGYPNPAESPYDLFMTGHAGCSVSTALGLRSGDELLGQDDRHSVAVIGDGALPSGIVFEALNNAGGLKSKLLVVLNDNKMSICNRVGGLAEYLDRLRTNDLYNNFKHEVSNLLKKVPLVGDQAEQLLWQMKESLKQGLHMGMLFEEMGLRYIGPIDGHNLAQLGKYLKMVRKVDGPVVLHVVTNKGHGFEPAERDPVYYHTPAPFRCGDNAEVIPLKKSSSQAYTDIASQAIHAALEHDPRVTVMTAAMCQGNKLEAVREKFPTRFFDTGICESHAVAFAAGQAKTGLRPIVDIYSTFLQRSYDQIFQEVALQDLPVTFMLDRAGLTGPDGPTHHGCFDIGYMRLFPNLTVMAPGDSRDLREMLSWALSHGGPCSLRYPKANAVEVKQERDPIEYGRSEVFSWGADGMLIACGTLLPDCLRAAEILREAGYDVGVINARFIKPLDTDAILRALTSADFVVTVEEGTLMTGFGSAVLEAAADAGINAAHLTRLGIPDRFIEHGERAELLAELKLDVDGIVQTCLDAASRAGVQPRESSVQRQVS from the coding sequence ATGGATAACTTATTAAGCACCATCCAATCGCCGCGGGACCTAACCCGTCTTTCCCTGTCGCAGCTTGAACAGCTAGCCACTGAAATGCGGTTGGCCTTGTGCGAACTGCTGGCACACCGGACCGCGCACTTTGCGTCCAACCTGGGTGTCGTGGAGTTATGCCTGGCCTTGCACCGGGAATTTGATTTTTCCCATGACAGGCTGATCTGGGATACGGGCCACCAAATTTACCCCCATAAGTTAATTACCGGGCGTTACCAGCAATTCGACACCATCCGGACCAAAGGGGGGCTTATGGGTTACCCCAACCCCGCAGAAAGCCCCTATGACCTGTTTATGACCGGACATGCCGGTTGCAGCGTCTCCACGGCGCTGGGCCTGCGGTCGGGTGACGAGTTATTAGGCCAGGATGACCGCCATAGCGTGGCGGTGATTGGAGACGGGGCGTTGCCTTCGGGGATCGTGTTTGAGGCTCTCAACAATGCGGGGGGGCTAAAGTCCAAGCTGCTGGTGGTGCTGAACGATAATAAGATGTCCATTTGCAATCGCGTGGGGGGATTGGCCGAATATCTGGACCGCCTGCGGACTAACGATCTGTATAATAATTTTAAGCATGAAGTCAGCAACCTGTTAAAGAAAGTTCCCCTGGTCGGGGATCAAGCGGAACAACTCCTCTGGCAGATGAAGGAATCCCTCAAGCAAGGCTTGCACATGGGGATGCTGTTTGAAGAGATGGGCCTGCGCTACATTGGCCCGATCGACGGGCATAATTTGGCGCAACTGGGCAAATACCTAAAAATGGTCCGCAAGGTTGATGGTCCGGTCGTTCTGCATGTGGTAACGAACAAGGGGCACGGCTTTGAACCCGCCGAGCGCGACCCGGTGTATTATCACACGCCCGCTCCGTTTCGTTGCGGGGATAACGCCGAAGTCATCCCCTTAAAAAAGAGCTCTAGCCAGGCCTATACCGACATTGCCAGCCAGGCGATCCATGCCGCGCTCGAGCATGATCCGCGGGTGACGGTGATGACCGCCGCGATGTGCCAGGGGAATAAACTGGAGGCCGTGCGCGAGAAATTCCCCACCCGCTTTTTTGATACGGGCATTTGCGAGTCCCACGCCGTGGCCTTTGCCGCCGGCCAGGCCAAGACAGGACTCCGTCCGATTGTGGATATTTACAGCACATTCCTGCAGCGCAGTTACGATCAGATCTTTCAAGAGGTCGCCCTGCAGGATTTGCCGGTGACATTTATGCTCGACCGGGCGGGTTTGACCGGGCCGGACGGTCCGACGCATCATGGCTGCTTTGATATCGGGTACATGCGGCTCTTTCCCAATTTGACTGTCATGGCTCCCGGCGACAGCCGCGACCTAAGGGAAATGCTTTCCTGGGCGTTGTCCCACGGCGGGCCGTGCAGTCTGCGCTATCCCAAGGCCAACGCGGTGGAGGTCAAACAAGAGCGCGATCCCATTGAATACGGCCGCAGCGAGGTATTTTCCTGGGGCGCGGACGGCATGCTGATCGCTTGCGGGACGTTGTTGCCGGATTGCCTGCGAGCGGCGGAAATCCTGCGCGAGGCGGGTTACGACGTGGGTGTCATTAACGCCCGTTTTATTAAACCCCTGGACACGGATGCGATCTTGCGGGCGCTGACCAGCGCCGACTTTGTGGTGACCGTGGAAGAAGGGACCCTCATGACCGGATTTGGCAGCGCGGTGTTGGAGGCGGCCGCGGACGCGGGAATCAACGCAGCCCATCTGACCCGTCTGGGAATCCCCGACCGCTTTATCGAACATGGCGAGCGGGCGGAATTATTGGCCGAGCTAAAGCTGGACGTGGACGGCATCGTGCAAACCTGCCTGGACGCCGCCAGCCGCGCCGGCGTGCAACCGCGGGAAAGCTCTGTCCAGCGGCAGGTCTCTTAG
- a CDS encoding polyprenyl synthetase family protein yields the protein MPQLATHGLSESLLATREVIDAALLAALQFTPGCPERLAAAMRYSLLAPGKRLRPTLLLWGAEACGCEDWVNGLPAACAVEMIHTYSLIHDDLPAMDNDDLRRGQPTCHRAFDEATAILAGDGLLTLAFEQLTRLHPPTLAATACTELAKAAGPVGMVGGQASDLAAEGRFLTDPLPPASVEQLESIHSRKTGAMIRVSLKLGGMIAFAGREQLAALDIYGQKIGLAFQIADDLLDVQGSEVATGKRVGKDHNLGKMTYPTLCGIAESQLMANQLVDEAIAALAPFGNAGEKLEALARYVVERNH from the coding sequence ATGCCGCAACTTGCCACCCACGGTTTGAGCGAATCCCTGTTGGCCACCCGGGAAGTGATCGACGCGGCGTTGTTGGCGGCCTTGCAATTTACCCCGGGATGCCCCGAACGCTTGGCGGCGGCGATGCGATATTCGCTTTTGGCTCCAGGCAAGCGTCTCCGGCCCACGCTATTGTTATGGGGGGCCGAGGCTTGCGGTTGTGAGGATTGGGTAAATGGGCTTCCAGCCGCTTGTGCGGTAGAGATGATCCATACGTACTCGCTGATCCACGACGATTTGCCAGCGATGGATAATGACGACTTGCGGCGGGGACAGCCCACCTGTCACAGAGCATTTGACGAGGCGACTGCCATTTTGGCAGGTGATGGATTGCTCACGCTGGCCTTTGAGCAGTTAACCCGCCTCCATCCGCCAACGTTGGCCGCCACCGCTTGTACGGAATTGGCCAAGGCGGCTGGCCCGGTGGGCATGGTGGGGGGGCAAGCCAGCGATTTAGCGGCGGAGGGTCGATTTTTAACTGATCCGCTCCCTCCGGCGTCCGTAGAGCAATTGGAGTCGATCCACAGCCGCAAAACCGGCGCGATGATCCGAGTTTCCCTCAAATTGGGTGGAATGATCGCCTTTGCGGGGCGGGAACAGTTGGCAGCCTTGGATATTTACGGTCAAAAGATTGGATTGGCATTTCAGATCGCGGATGACTTGCTCGATGTGCAGGGGAGCGAAGTGGCTACAGGCAAAAGAGTTGGTAAAGATCACAATTTGGGTAAAATGACATACCCTACTTTGTGTGGCATTGCGGAAAGTCAACTCATGGCTAATCAATTAGTGGATGAAGCGATTGCGGCATTGGCACCGTTTGGTAACGCGGGCGAAAAGCTGGAAGCCCTGGCCCGCTATGTTGTGGAAAGGAATCACTGA
- the xseB gene encoding exodeoxyribonuclease VII small subunit, whose product MSVPDDSPPAPSDLSFEQALTRLDEIAMRLEDQRLGLNESLGLYEEGVSLLKKCQNLLAGAERKIELLTGLDAGGQPLTQPFADTATFAAPTSENSHSPEPVSAKKRPGPATSSKKAASATPMQQPESPLQVTPPTKSAKINNLAPWEDDSFSKPGIDDTGNLF is encoded by the coding sequence ATGTCTGTGCCCGACGATTCCCCCCCTGCCCCCTCCGATCTTAGCTTTGAACAAGCGCTTACCCGCCTGGACGAAATTGCCATGCGGCTGGAAGACCAGCGATTAGGGCTGAATGAATCCCTGGGCCTCTATGAAGAAGGCGTATCGCTTTTAAAAAAATGCCAAAATTTGCTTGCCGGGGCGGAACGTAAAATTGAACTTTTGACAGGTTTGGATGCCGGGGGACAACCCCTCACGCAACCATTTGCGGATACAGCGACATTTGCGGCCCCCACATCCGAAAATTCGCATTCCCCCGAACCAGTATCCGCAAAAAAACGGCCTGGCCCCGCTACTAGCTCTAAAAAAGCCGCTTCCGCAACCCCTATGCAACAACCTGAATCTCCACTCCAAGTTACCCCGCCCACCAAATCTGCAAAGATTAACAATTTGGCCCCCTGGGAAGATGATTCATTTTCCAAACCAGGAATAGACGACACAGGTAACCTTTTTTAG
- the xseA gene encoding exodeoxyribonuclease VII large subunit — MSPTPVLTVSALTTLLKEVVETTFPEVWVSGELTNCSAAGSGHWYLSLKDDSAQMKAVIWRSTAAKLKFQPEDGLAVIARGYLDLYIPRGTYQLVIEELHPRGVGTAELALRRLKEKLAREGLFDPARKRELPSFPRRIGIVTSPTGAVVKDFLEVLRRRWRLADVLILPARVQGEEAPREIAAAIRRASALLPPLDVLVVARGGGSSEDLQAFNAEEVVRAMAAVPCPVVSAVGHEIDVTLADLVADVRALTPSEAAERVVPSLAELRQQLAKLGTRYQASLAWRAEQARRRLDQLANRLPFRRPYERIWQWSQQLDQWQTAATRQIRQIMTNHTTLLASRAVQLEALSPLRVLGRGYSLTRRGEDGMLLSAASEVRLGMEIITRLANGEISSTVTQILPENPSRTV, encoded by the coding sequence ATGTCCCCCACGCCCGTCCTGACTGTCTCGGCCCTGACCACCCTGCTAAAGGAAGTGGTCGAAACCACCTTCCCCGAGGTCTGGGTCAGCGGCGAATTGACCAATTGCAGCGCCGCAGGTTCGGGACATTGGTACTTGTCGTTAAAGGACGACTCGGCCCAGATGAAGGCGGTCATTTGGCGTAGTACCGCGGCCAAACTCAAGTTTCAGCCGGAGGATGGCCTGGCGGTCATCGCCCGGGGGTATTTAGACCTTTACATCCCGCGCGGAACGTATCAGTTAGTGATAGAGGAACTTCACCCGCGCGGCGTTGGCACGGCGGAATTGGCCCTGCGACGGCTCAAGGAAAAGCTTGCCCGCGAGGGGCTGTTTGATCCCGCGCGCAAGCGTGAACTCCCCTCGTTTCCCCGCCGCATCGGGATTGTCACCAGTCCCACGGGAGCGGTGGTCAAGGATTTTTTGGAAGTGCTCCGCCGTCGTTGGCGCCTGGCCGATGTGCTCATCTTGCCCGCGCGTGTCCAAGGTGAAGAAGCACCGCGCGAAATTGCGGCGGCCATTCGCCGGGCTAGTGCTCTCTTGCCTCCGCTGGATGTGTTGGTCGTGGCCCGCGGGGGAGGTAGCAGCGAGGACCTGCAGGCGTTCAATGCGGAGGAAGTCGTTCGGGCCATGGCCGCGGTCCCCTGCCCCGTTGTTTCCGCCGTGGGACACGAGATTGACGTCACCCTGGCGGACTTGGTGGCGGATGTGCGGGCCTTGACCCCCAGTGAAGCGGCGGAACGGGTTGTTCCCTCCCTGGCTGAATTGCGTCAGCAGTTAGCCAAACTGGGAACTCGCTATCAAGCAAGCCTGGCTTGGCGGGCCGAGCAAGCCCGACGGCGGCTGGACCAGCTGGCAAATCGGCTCCCCTTTCGCCGACCTTATGAACGAATTTGGCAATGGTCGCAACAGCTCGACCAGTGGCAAACCGCCGCGACCCGCCAAATTCGACAGATCATGACCAATCACACAACCTTATTAGCCAGTCGAGCGGTCCAGTTAGAAGCCCTCAGCCCATTGCGGGTTTTAGGGCGGGGGTATAGTCTGACACGCCGGGGGGAGGATGGCATGTTGCTCTCCGCGGCCAGCGAGGTTAGGCTGGGCATGGAAATCATAACCCGGCTGGCCAATGGAGAAATTTCCAGCACGGTTACCCAGATTCTGCCAGAGAACCCCTCACGCACGGTCTGA
- a CDS encoding phosphoribosylaminoimidazolesuccinocarboxamide synthase, which translates to MTAEPFLKAELPGLPVRHGKVRDVFDLGDRLLLVSTDRISAFDWILPGGIPDKGRVLNSLSAWWFAQSAEAHHVLSTDPADFGLPATVDPRPLAGRALLAKKTDVIPIECVVRGYLAGSGWKEYRANRSVCGVALPPGLVEGAMLPEPIFTPATKVNSPTGESGGGAHDENIAFSRMVDLIGQETAEELRRRSLALYHWGAAIARERGIIIADTKFEWGRLPDGGIILIDEILTPDSSRFWPRDDYQPGHAQASYDKQYVRDWLESSGWDKNSPPPPLPAGVVAQTREKYIQAFERLTGGNFPWK; encoded by the coding sequence ATGACAGCAGAACCCTTTTTAAAAGCTGAATTGCCCGGTCTCCCCGTGCGCCATGGCAAAGTGCGGGATGTCTTTGACCTGGGGGATCGCCTGCTCCTGGTGAGCACCGATCGGATCAGTGCTTTTGACTGGATCTTACCAGGGGGAATTCCCGATAAGGGACGCGTGCTCAATAGCCTGAGCGCGTGGTGGTTTGCGCAGTCGGCGGAGGCTCATCATGTGCTTAGCACCGATCCGGCGGATTTTGGCCTGCCAGCCACGGTGGATCCTCGCCCTTTGGCGGGACGGGCTTTATTAGCTAAAAAAACAGACGTGATCCCGATAGAATGTGTGGTGCGGGGTTATCTGGCCGGTTCGGGCTGGAAAGAATACCGTGCCAATCGCAGCGTGTGCGGGGTCGCGCTGCCGCCGGGGCTGGTGGAAGGGGCCATGCTGCCCGAGCCGATCTTTACCCCCGCGACCAAAGTGAATAGTCCCACCGGCGAAAGTGGCGGGGGGGCCCACGATGAAAACATTGCCTTTTCACGCATGGTTGACCTGATCGGCCAGGAAACGGCGGAAGAATTACGGCGACGCAGCCTGGCCCTGTACCACTGGGGGGCGGCGATCGCCCGGGAACGGGGAATCATCATTGCCGACACCAAATTCGAGTGGGGACGCCTGCCGGATGGGGGAATCATTTTAATTGATGAAATATTGACGCCGGATAGCTCGCGGTTTTGGCCACGGGATGACTACCAGCCGGGCCACGCCCAGGCTTCCTATGATAAGCAGTATGTGCGGGATTGGCTGGAATCGAGCGGATGGGACAAGAACTCCCCCCCGCCGCCGTTGCCCGCGGGGGTGGTGGCACAAACCCGGGAAAAGTATATCCAGGCGTTTGAGCGATTGACGGGGGGGAATTTTCCCTGGAAGTAA
- the galE gene encoding UDP-glucose 4-epimerase GalE — protein sequence MLVLVTGGAGYIGSVAVAELITSGYDVAVLDNLSLGHRQAVHPQAKIFELDLADKAQLSETLSKLRPEAILHFASRSQVGQSMQQPFLYLHHNVSEGLNLLEAAVTAGVHRFILSSTANLYDQPQKIPIDETEALIPGSPYGEAKHYLERALFWLNKTHGLKFAVLRYFNAAGATTTLGEDHRPETHLIPLVLQVALGQRSKITIFGDQYPTRDGTCVRDYIHVTDLAQAHILALQALDTRTEPGLFYNLGNGSGYTVREVIDTATRITGHSIAQEIGPARAGDVAALVASSEKIRHELGWQPRYPDLESIVATAWDWHRRHPRGYGE from the coding sequence ATGCTGGTATTGGTCACCGGAGGCGCGGGATATATTGGCAGCGTGGCCGTGGCGGAACTTATTACCAGTGGCTATGACGTGGCCGTGCTGGACAATCTTTCCCTAGGCCACCGCCAAGCGGTCCATCCGCAGGCAAAAATCTTTGAGCTGGATTTAGCCGATAAGGCCCAGTTATCCGAAACACTCTCAAAATTGCGGCCGGAGGCCATTTTACACTTTGCCAGCCGCAGCCAGGTGGGCCAGTCGATGCAGCAACCGTTTTTGTATTTGCATCATAACGTCAGCGAGGGGCTCAATTTGCTAGAGGCGGCCGTTACGGCGGGTGTGCACCGCTTTATCCTGTCTTCCACGGCCAATCTGTACGATCAACCGCAAAAAATCCCCATTGATGAGACCGAGGCCCTTATTCCCGGCAGCCCCTATGGCGAGGCCAAGCACTACCTCGAAAGAGCCCTCTTTTGGCTGAATAAAACCCACGGGTTAAAATTCGCCGTCCTTCGCTACTTTAATGCCGCCGGGGCCACCACCACCCTGGGTGAAGACCACCGACCCGAAACGCATTTGATTCCCTTGGTGCTACAGGTCGCGCTGGGTCAGCGTTCAAAAATCACAATTTTTGGCGATCAGTATCCCACGCGCGACGGAACCTGTGTCCGGGATTACATTCATGTGACCGACCTGGCGCAGGCCCATATTTTGGCCCTGCAGGCGCTTGATACCCGGACTGAGCCCGGTTTGTTCTATAACCTGGGAAATGGCAGCGGCTACACCGTGCGCGAAGTCATCGACACGGCCACACGTATCACCGGTCATTCGATCGCACAGGAGATAGGCCCCGCGCGCGCGGGGGATGTGGCGGCGTTAGTGGCCAGTAGCGAAAAAATCCGCCACGAACTGGGCTGGCAGCCTCGGTACCCGGATTTGGAATCCATCGTGGCGACCGCCTGGGACTGGCATCGTCGGCATCCACGGGGGTATGGGGAATGA
- a CDS encoding sigma-70 family RNA polymerase sigma factor — MDQDCPSLTLAELVRAHTDSLYRYAYRLCGSATDAEDLVQQAFMLAQQNFHQLRGADTARAWLFALVRSAFGRYLRQTRQAPVTQTLQSLDQTELNLPARVPPDDLDPAILDQALQRLPPEYRQILVGFYFEECSYKELAARLEIPVGTVMSRLSRAKVWLREQLTTEDAPPVPLSAPATLPSKPRANFTTEPPRRGKKFQKSE, encoded by the coding sequence ATGGATCAGGATTGCCCATCGTTGACGCTGGCGGAGTTGGTGCGGGCGCACACCGATTCGTTGTACCGCTATGCCTATCGGCTGTGCGGTTCCGCCACCGATGCCGAGGATCTGGTCCAGCAGGCATTTATGCTCGCCCAACAAAATTTTCACCAACTTCGCGGGGCCGATACAGCGCGGGCGTGGTTATTTGCGTTGGTACGCAGCGCCTTTGGGCGTTATTTGCGACAAACACGGCAAGCCCCCGTAACGCAGACTTTGCAAAGTTTGGACCAGACAGAGTTAAACCTGCCCGCTCGGGTGCCCCCGGATGATCTGGACCCCGCGATCCTGGACCAGGCCTTACAGCGGTTACCTCCTGAATACCGACAGATTTTGGTTGGGTTTTACTTTGAAGAATGTTCGTACAAGGAACTGGCCGCGCGGTTAGAGATTCCCGTGGGGACTGTAATGAGTCGGCTTTCACGGGCCAAAGTTTGGCTGCGTGAACAACTCACGACCGAGGATGCCCCCCCCGTTCCCCTATCCGCTCCCGCAACCTTGCCTTCCAAGCCACGAGCTAATTTTACGACCGAGCCTCCCCGCCGCGGTAAGAAATTTCAAAAGTCCGAATAA
- a CDS encoding right-handed parallel beta-helix repeat-containing protein: MGDLARAADVTLSGNGQLIKSSAQIAPGEYTLADASGHGAIQIVGDDLVVDFQGATLNGATGNTPPNEYQGHGVILRGKNITLRNAKIHGYKAAVVAINCPGLTLENLDVGGNWQQRLRSTPAAEDGGDWLFAHDNPDDRWLRDFGAGVYLRDCDRAVIRRVTARHGQNGIVLVNVSNSKIYDNDCSFLSGWGLAMWKCNDNLISRNSLDFCIRGYSHGIYNRGQDSAGILLFEQNNRNIIIENSATHGGDGLFGFAGKEALGETPVPPDFDFKRRGCNDNLIMNNDFSYASAHGIEMTFSFGNQYVGNRVVENAICGLWGGYSQDSYIAANDFHGNGEFGYGLERGGVNIDSGKNNLIVRNRFEKNKAGVHLWGPANPDFLKKPWGQANQPASTGNVIAHNSFDGDDLAIQLRGETRTGVGHNTFKNVKREIDAGDQSKVEEPPEVPQIKIAAEPLGETRPVGARAKLRGRDKILMTEWGPYDHMRPMIFPTNGVGSATLDLQLLGTTGEFAVKSHTGQVRLSATQGTVPGKLTVQATEPGVHPFTVTIDINGQELTAVGTLVWTTWDVKFFQWTADPRHDLPAWRALIAGKPISEQQIDRVNYSWGAGTLGPNLPGDRFGTVATTKIDLPAGTYLLKTVSDDGIRVWVDEKLVIDDWTWHVPTAHDQEITLENGEHTVRVEHFEIDGVAQLQVGLEPVEK; the protein is encoded by the coding sequence ATGGGCGATCTGGCCCGCGCCGCGGATGTCACGCTTTCAGGGAATGGCCAGCTCATCAAATCTTCTGCCCAGATTGCGCCGGGAGAGTACACCCTTGCCGACGCGTCAGGACATGGAGCGATACAAATCGTCGGGGATGATTTGGTGGTTGACTTTCAAGGGGCCACGTTAAACGGGGCCACGGGAAATACGCCACCGAATGAGTATCAAGGGCATGGCGTCATCCTGCGAGGAAAAAACATCACCCTGCGCAATGCCAAAATTCATGGCTACAAGGCCGCCGTTGTGGCGATAAACTGTCCCGGTCTCACACTGGAAAACCTGGATGTCGGGGGAAACTGGCAACAGCGGCTGCGCTCTACCCCCGCGGCCGAGGATGGGGGGGATTGGCTGTTTGCCCATGATAATCCCGACGACCGCTGGCTGCGCGACTTTGGCGCGGGAGTGTATTTGCGGGACTGTGATCGAGCCGTCATTCGGCGGGTAACGGCCCGGCATGGCCAAAACGGTATCGTGCTGGTTAACGTCAGCAATTCAAAAATTTACGACAATGATTGTTCGTTTTTATCCGGCTGGGGACTGGCAATGTGGAAATGCAACGACAATCTCATCTCCCGCAACTCGCTTGACTTTTGCATACGTGGTTACAGCCACGGCATTTATAATCGCGGCCAGGATTCGGCGGGAATATTGCTCTTTGAGCAAAACAACCGCAATATCATTATCGAGAATTCCGCCACGCACGGCGGCGACGGATTGTTTGGCTTTGCCGGCAAGGAAGCCCTGGGTGAGACCCCCGTGCCACCGGATTTTGACTTTAAGCGTCGTGGTTGCAATGACAATTTGATCATGAATAACGACTTTTCCTATGCCAGCGCGCACGGCATCGAAATGACGTTCAGTTTTGGAAATCAATATGTGGGGAACCGCGTGGTGGAGAACGCGATCTGCGGCCTGTGGGGGGGATACAGCCAGGACTCTTACATCGCGGCCAATGATTTTCATGGCAATGGCGAGTTTGGTTACGGACTGGAACGGGGCGGGGTGAATATCGATTCCGGTAAAAATAATCTTATCGTCCGCAATCGCTTTGAAAAAAATAAAGCCGGCGTCCACCTGTGGGGACCGGCCAATCCCGACTTTCTCAAAAAACCGTGGGGCCAGGCCAACCAACCCGCCAGCACCGGAAATGTGATCGCCCATAATTCGTTTGACGGGGATGACCTGGCGATTCAACTGCGGGGAGAAACCCGGACCGGCGTTGGCCACAATACCTTTAAAAACGTCAAACGGGAAATCGACGCGGGAGATCAGTCTAAAGTGGAGGAACCTCCGGAAGTCCCGCAAATTAAAATCGCCGCCGAGCCCCTGGGCGAGACCCGCCCCGTGGGAGCTAGGGCAAAGTTGCGCGGACGGGACAAAATTTTGATGACCGAATGGGGGCCGTATGATCACATGCGACCGATGATTTTTCCCACTAATGGCGTCGGCAGCGCGACCTTGGATTTGCAACTATTGGGTACAACCGGCGAATTTGCCGTGAAAAGCCACACGGGCCAAGTCCGGCTCTCGGCCACCCAGGGGACAGTTCCCGGTAAGCTGACCGTCCAGGCGACAGAACCAGGCGTGCATCCCTTTACGGTCACGATTGACATTAATGGTCAAGAGTTGACCGCCGTCGGCACGCTGGTCTGGACGACCTGGGATGTCAAGTTTTTCCAGTGGACTGCCGACCCGCGGCATGATCTGCCCGCCTGGAGAGCGTTGATTGCTGGCAAACCGATATCGGAACAGCAAATCGATCGCGTGAATTACTCCTGGGGGGCCGGGACGCTGGGGCCTAATCTTCCCGGTGACCGCTTTGGCACCGTCGCCACGACCAAGATCGACCTCCCCGCAGGAACTTACCTCCTCAAAACCGTATCGGATGACGGCATCCGCGTTTGGGTGGATGAAAAACTGGTGATTGACGATTGGACATGGCATGTCCCAACCGCCCATGATCAAGAAATCACGCTGGAAAACGGAGAGCACACGGTTCGGGTGGAACATTTTGAAATTGATGGCGTCGCGCAATTGCAAGTGGGCCTAGAGCCAGTGGAGAAGTAA
- the coaD gene encoding pantetheine-phosphate adenylyltransferase — protein sequence MSNSPRLAVYTGSFDPITLGHLNIIERASKLVDQLIVGIGVNIEKQSLFTPEERLELVQKAIPHLVNVSVRSYTGLTVKFIREVGARVMLRGIRSLTDIESEFTMTLANRKLDAGIETIFLMADDEFSHISSSLLKQITPLADDAELCQFVPRAIIADLRQKFPRTG from the coding sequence ATGTCCAATTCTCCCCGTCTGGCTGTTTATACGGGCTCGTTTGACCCCATTACTCTGGGCCATTTAAATATTATTGAACGGGCTAGCAAGCTGGTGGATCAACTGATTGTGGGGATTGGCGTCAATATTGAAAAGCAGTCGTTGTTTACTCCGGAGGAACGGCTGGAATTGGTGCAAAAGGCGATTCCCCACCTGGTAAATGTCAGTGTGCGATCCTATACCGGTTTGACGGTTAAATTTATCCGCGAAGTCGGCGCGCGGGTCATGCTGCGGGGGATTCGCTCGTTGACTGATATCGAAAGCGAATTCACCATGACACTGGCGAATCGCAAGCTCGACGCCGGCATCGAAACGATCTTTCTGATGGCCGACGATGAATTTTCGCATATCAGTAGCTCGCTATTAAAGCAAATCACGCCGCTGGCGGATGACGCCGAGTTGTGCCAGTTTGTCCCCCGGGCCATCATTGCCGATCTACGGCAAAAATTTCCCCGTACGGGATAA